In the Scyliorhinus torazame isolate Kashiwa2021f chromosome 4, sScyTor2.1, whole genome shotgun sequence genome, one interval contains:
- the LOC140411388 gene encoding probable G-protein coupled receptor 139, translating to MRSPIDQILKLYYLILAVLGVPVNFLAIVILSRGKCGLSICTTRYLVAMATADLLVIITDVMMRRISYYYFPQCFLYITPVCSVNAVLFCAAADCSVWFTVTFTFDRFVTICCQKLKTKYCTEKNAVVVLATTGILFCLKNIPWYFTKEPGEVIDNVPWFCNRKPSLYTETGWVVFDWFDTVLTPLLPFSLITLLNALTVRHILVASRVRKGLRAKQQAENRSDPEMESRRKSVILLFTISGSFILLWLLYVIYFLYYNITRTSPKDFTYAEYIFQQVGYVLRGLSCCTNTFIYGVTQSKFREQVRSAVKYPISSIMKLMNKEKK from the exons ATGcgttctccgattgaccaaatcctGAAATTATATTACCTGATTCTAGCCGttcttggtgttcctg TTAATTTTCTGGCAATTGTGATACTATCccggggaaagtgtggcctctccatctgcaccactcgctacctagtggccatggcaacagcggatctactggtcattatcacCGATGTCATGATGAGGCGGATCAGTTATTATTATTTCCCACAATGTTTCTTGTACATCACACCTGTGTGTAGCGTTAATGCTGTTTTGTTTTGTGCAGCCGCAGACtgctctgtctggttcactgtcactttcacctttgatcgatttgtgactatttgttgccagaaacttaaaacaaaatattgcaccgaAAAAAATGCGGTTGTGGTTCTAGCAACAACGGGCATTCTGTTCTGTTTAAAAAACATTCCCTGGTACTTTACAAAGGAACCTGGAGAGGTTATTGACAATGTGCCTTGGTTCTGTAATAGAAAACCAAGCCTTTATACAGAGACCGGATGGGTTGTCTTTGACTGGTTTGATACAGTTTTGACCCCATTGCTCCCATTCTCTTTAATTACGTTGCTCAATGCTCTGACAGTCAGGCATATTTTAGTGGCCAGTAGAGTCCGTAAAGGACTGAGGGCTAAACAACAGGCAGAGAATCGCAGTGACCCggaaatggagagcagaaggaagtcggtGATTTTACTTTTTaccatatccggcagcttcatacTTCTGTGGTTGTTGTATGTTATATATTTCTTGTATTATAACATCACGAGAACAAGTCCGAAAGATTTCACATATGCGGAATATATATTTCAACAAGTAGGTTATGTTCTGCGGGGTTTAAGTTGCTGCACGAACACATTCATTTATGGGGTAACTCAATCCAAGTTCAGAGAACAGGTCAGAAGTGCGGTTAAATATCCCATTTCGTCAATTATGAAgttaatgaataaagaaaaaaagtaG